One stretch of Herpetosiphonaceae bacterium DNA includes these proteins:
- a CDS encoding ATP-binding protein encodes MSPFLFAFGVLAVFAMQWALRLNTDLIKLSEKQQHVQEAMTSLLVAEDVSQQLNLLLRQLTDVFAIERVRIVLFGINADDEPLIVTSPTAVDLEQICTKTDLLRQLNTEHEMRRIDRDPAYAAYCTMPTFLVPLATSNEVIGAMLFAMPRTALETIESRLLITYTTQAALAVVQSQLIDRIQASQEQLVRSERLAAVGTLAASLAHEFNNILAIISSTAELAAMKPECETHRKSLSLIGMTAKRGGSITRGLLTFTRQIEPYRELANLHDAIEPVLAMLKTRFRDTKVHVVRDFGTVPPLVCDIGLLSQVVLNLVTNALDAMYPTGGTLTIKLWAEDNTIKLRISDTGTGIPDEIRSTLFEPFTTSKQHAEEGILGGNGLGLAITHGIVTSHDGTIDVDSTPGQGTAITVTLPASKSELPESVQVLPVPGLERLRVMVVDDEPLIAMALAQIVEMENHHVTWLSDPELALVHISQAPPDILMADMHMPRLDGLTLIQFAKEFAPAMQQIVVTGQIQAHQRSEVRTLGVEVVHKPFSVADIRAALGRAALALGAGESHAAPVHPGRSEELEIAPTISQQELNPAIRSTVRHQLMNHVTALEGLVPILQQTLYGQPAAPSSLDGPTLLRHMARVVGALGVVVRAQRLLYLSDHDNKPIVLPVAPVTLYHQLIEAKNRVSAGFLPHEQITIEVDCPPDLEIDGNAMSLLTAITAAIYNAAEAIARHASGDEQNITVSAHDQGEIVALRVADTGPGFAPQLLEQIAATIDQGQGEQFIGSLQPRHGTGLGIALMVRVARLHAGTIAFGNHAERRGAWVELLLPKKAMLEAAQLSPSANIVLERVPG; translated from the coding sequence ATGAGCCCGTTTCTGTTCGCCTTCGGTGTCTTGGCGGTCTTTGCCATGCAGTGGGCGCTGCGGCTCAACACCGATCTGATCAAGCTGTCGGAGAAACAGCAGCACGTACAGGAGGCGATGACCAGCCTGCTGGTTGCGGAGGATGTGTCGCAGCAGCTTAATCTTCTGCTACGGCAACTTACCGACGTATTTGCCATTGAGCGGGTACGCATTGTGCTCTTTGGCATCAACGCCGACGACGAGCCGCTGATCGTCACATCGCCGACAGCGGTGGATCTGGAACAGATCTGCACCAAGACCGATCTCTTACGTCAACTTAACACCGAGCACGAAATGCGGCGCATCGATCGCGATCCGGCCTACGCGGCCTACTGCACGATGCCGACGTTCCTGGTGCCGCTCGCGACCTCCAACGAGGTCATCGGCGCGATGCTCTTCGCCATGCCGAGAACCGCCCTTGAGACGATCGAGTCGCGGCTGCTGATCACCTACACGACACAGGCGGCACTGGCCGTCGTGCAATCGCAGCTGATTGATCGTATCCAGGCGTCGCAAGAGCAACTGGTTCGCTCCGAGCGGCTGGCGGCGGTCGGCACGCTCGCGGCGAGCCTGGCCCACGAGTTCAACAATATTCTGGCGATCATCAGCAGCACCGCCGAGCTAGCGGCGATGAAGCCGGAGTGCGAGACGCATCGCAAGTCGCTCAGCCTGATCGGGATGACCGCCAAGCGCGGCGGCAGCATCACGCGCGGCCTGCTGACGTTTACGCGCCAGATCGAGCCGTACCGCGAGCTTGCTAACCTTCACGATGCGATCGAGCCTGTGCTGGCGATGCTCAAAACGCGCTTCCGAGATACCAAGGTGCATGTCGTGCGCGACTTCGGCACGGTGCCGCCGCTGGTCTGCGACATCGGCCTGCTGTCGCAAGTGGTGCTCAATCTGGTGACAAACGCGCTCGACGCGATGTATCCTACCGGCGGCACGCTCACGATCAAGCTGTGGGCAGAGGACAACACGATTAAGCTGCGCATCTCCGACACCGGCACAGGCATACCCGACGAGATTCGCTCCACGCTCTTCGAGCCGTTCACCACCTCCAAGCAGCACGCCGAGGAGGGTATTCTAGGCGGCAATGGGCTGGGACTGGCGATCACGCATGGCATTGTCACCAGCCACGACGGCACGATCGATGTCGATTCGACCCCAGGGCAGGGTACGGCGATCACCGTGACTCTGCCAGCCTCCAAGTCGGAACTGCCAGAGAGCGTTCAAGTGCTACCGGTGCCGGGGCTGGAGCGGCTGCGGGTGATGGTCGTCGATGACGAGCCGCTGATCGCGATGGCGCTGGCGCAGATCGTCGAGATGGAAAATCATCACGTTACCTGGCTGAGCGATCCTGAGCTGGCGCTGGTGCATATCAGCCAGGCACCGCCGGATATTCTGATGGCCGATATGCACATGCCCCGGCTGGACGGTCTGACGCTGATTCAGTTTGCCAAAGAGTTCGCGCCCGCCATGCAGCAGATCGTGGTGACGGGACAGATTCAGGCGCACCAGCGGAGCGAGGTCCGCACGCTGGGTGTAGAGGTCGTGCATAAGCCCTTCTCGGTGGCTGATATTCGCGCCGCGCTCGGCAGAGCGGCGCTGGCGCTGGGTGCGGGCGAGAGCCACGCCGCGCCAGTCCATCCGGGCCGCAGCGAAGAGCTAGAGATCGCCCCAACGATCAGCCAGCAGGAGCTTAACCCCGCGATCCGCAGCACGGTACGGCATCAACTCATGAATCATGTCACGGCGCTTGAGGGGCTGGTGCCGATCCTTCAGCAGACGCTGTATGGGCAGCCCGCAGCACCAAGCTCGCTCGACGGCCCGACGCTGCTGCGGCACATGGCGCGTGTTGTGGGCGCGCTAGGCGTGGTGGTGCGCGCCCAGCGGCTCCTCTACCTCTCCGACCACGATAACAAGCCGATCGTGCTGCCGGTCGCGCCCGTGACGCTCTACCACCAGTTGATCGAGGCCAAAAACCGGGTAAGCGCCGGATTTCTCCCGCACGAGCAGATCACGATCGAGGTGGATTGCCCGCCGGACCTTGAGATCGACGGCAACGCGATGAGCCTGCTGACCGCGATCACCGCCGCGATCTACAACGCCGCTGAGGCGATAGCGCGCCATGCCAGCGGCGACGAGCAGAACATCACCGTGTCCGCTCATGATCAGGGCGAGATCGTGGCGCTACGCGTCGCAGACACAGGGCCAGGCTTTGCACCGCAACTGCTGGAGCAGATCGCCGCTACGATCGATCAGGGGCAGGGCGAGCAGTTTATCGGGTCGCTCCAGCCACGGCACGGCACGGGCCTGGGCAT